Proteins from a single region of Kineosporiaceae bacterium:
- a CDS encoding ABC transporter substrate-binding protein, producing the protein MSRRTAIALGAALSVTMALTACGGSDSGGSSASSGGVTKVSVGVIPIVDVAPLYLGIQKGFFAKAGLEVSAKPAQGGAAIVPAVISGENQFGFSNVVSLLTARDKGLPLVSIAAGVSSTGDPADDVNAVLVGKGSTLKTAKDLEGRKIAVNSLNNIGDTTVKTAVTKAGGDPAKVTFVEMPFPDMPAQLAAGTIDAAWEAEPFRTQIVAAGGRILFDNLTETYPTLQISHYFTSAQTKQKNPAMVTAFVTAINESMTYAAAHPDEVRAVLATYTKISPDVAAKMSLPDWPTAIDRDSLTAVGTAARTYGTLTKDPDVAGLLGG; encoded by the coding sequence GTGTCACGTCGAACGGCGATCGCGCTGGGTGCGGCGCTGAGTGTGACGATGGCCCTGACGGCCTGCGGCGGAAGCGACTCCGGTGGCAGCAGCGCCTCGTCCGGCGGGGTCACCAAGGTCTCGGTCGGCGTGATCCCGATCGTCGATGTCGCCCCGCTCTACCTGGGCATCCAGAAGGGCTTCTTCGCCAAGGCCGGGCTCGAGGTCAGCGCCAAACCCGCACAGGGTGGCGCGGCGATCGTGCCGGCGGTCATCTCGGGTGAGAACCAGTTCGGCTTCAGCAATGTGGTGTCCCTGCTCACGGCCCGCGACAAGGGTCTACCGCTGGTGTCGATCGCCGCCGGGGTCAGCTCGACCGGCGACCCGGCCGACGACGTCAACGCCGTGCTCGTGGGCAAGGGCTCGACGCTGAAGACCGCCAAGGACCTCGAGGGCCGCAAGATCGCGGTCAACTCGCTGAACAACATCGGCGACACCACGGTCAAGACGGCGGTGACGAAGGCCGGCGGTGATCCGGCGAAGGTGACGTTCGTCGAGATGCCCTTCCCGGACATGCCGGCCCAGCTCGCCGCGGGCACCATCGACGCCGCATGGGAGGCCGAGCCGTTCCGCACCCAGATCGTCGCCGCCGGCGGGCGCATCCTGTTCGACAATCTCACCGAGACCTACCCGACGCTGCAGATCTCGCACTACTTCACGAGCGCGCAGACCAAGCAGAAGAACCCGGCGATGGTCACCGCGTTCGTCACCGCGATCAACGAGTCCATGACCTACGCGGCCGCCCACCCGGACGAGGTGCGCGCCGTCCTGGCGACCTACACCAAGATCAGCCCGGACGTCGCGGCGAAGATGTCGTTGCCGGACTGGCCCACGGCGATCGACCGCGACTCGCTCACCGCGGTCGGCACGGCCGCTCGCACTTACGGCACGTTGACCAAGGACCCGGACGTCGCAGGGCTGCTCGGTGGCTGA